One genomic window of Thermus caldifontis includes the following:
- the mreD gene encoding rod shape-determining protein MreD: MMGVLLLITLALSGFLGALWPQGLMAPDLFLVLALLYARSLPYYLGLPWAFFLGLVQDLLGYGLLGLHAVGLLSASYAYYAASRRLAPGEAPGILFSFIWAFSAKWAGYFLVAYWLRLELPAFLPRDLLLEGLLTLPLALLAWRLLPPPRRP, encoded by the coding sequence ATGATGGGCGTTTTGCTCCTGATCACCCTCGCCCTCTCCGGATTCCTAGGGGCCCTCTGGCCTCAGGGGCTGATGGCCCCGGACCTCTTCCTGGTCCTGGCCCTCCTCTATGCCCGAAGCCTTCCCTACTACCTGGGCCTCCCCTGGGCCTTTTTCCTGGGGCTTGTGCAAGATCTCCTGGGATACGGGCTTTTGGGTCTCCATGCGGTAGGGCTTTTGAGCGCCAGCTACGCCTACTATGCGGCAAGCCGCCGCCTAGCTCCAGGGGAGGCTCCTGGGATCCTCTTCTCCTTCATCTGGGCCTTTTCCGCCAAGTGGGCGGGCTACTTCCTGGTGGCCTACTGGCTACGCCTGGAACTTCCCGCCTTCTTGCCCCGGGACCTTCTCCTCGAGGGCCTCCTCACCCTTCCCTTGGCCCTCCTGGCCTGGCGCCTCCTGCCGCCTCCCCGACGACCATGA